Proteins found in one Amycolatopsis aidingensis genomic segment:
- a CDS encoding sensor histidine kinase: protein MAARQQPDARALDLVGYGWLVATALPLLACRRYPLLAFAVSSVLALTYYWSGYPGGPAIVLPGAALFVLTRVRGPATASIAGAALLVALYLVHAGSSGDWLPPLPAAGLVAGVAAVVGIGTALRHRRAAQRATREQQAEHAQRLAEQDRLRVAREVHDVVAHSLAMINVQAGVAAHVADRRPEEARKALQHIKEASAEALTDLRATLEVLRGGDRKEGTAEPSASLRHIAELIDHAQAVGIDVYVRGEPGELPPDVDGAAYRILQESLTNVIRHANQPSSVTVQFGRRDGSLEMVVRDDGMGATAPRQGNGLRGMRERSEALGGRFTASATVEGGFEVRAVLPVPATGS, encoded by the coding sequence ATGGCCGCCCGGCAGCAGCCGGACGCGCGGGCGCTGGACCTGGTCGGGTACGGCTGGCTGGTGGCCACCGCGCTGCCGCTGCTGGCCTGCCGCCGGTACCCGTTGCTGGCGTTCGCGGTCAGTTCGGTGCTCGCGCTGACCTACTACTGGTCCGGTTATCCCGGTGGCCCCGCGATCGTGCTGCCTGGGGCCGCGCTGTTCGTGCTGACCAGGGTGCGCGGTCCGGCCACCGCCAGCATCGCGGGCGCTGCCCTGCTGGTCGCCCTGTACCTGGTGCACGCGGGCAGCAGCGGGGACTGGCTGCCACCGCTGCCCGCGGCCGGGCTGGTCGCCGGGGTCGCCGCGGTGGTCGGGATCGGCACCGCGCTGCGGCACCGCAGGGCCGCCCAGCGAGCCACCCGCGAGCAGCAGGCCGAGCATGCGCAGCGGCTCGCCGAGCAGGACCGGTTGCGGGTCGCCCGCGAGGTGCACGATGTGGTCGCGCACAGCCTCGCGATGATCAACGTGCAGGCCGGAGTGGCCGCGCATGTCGCCGACCGCAGGCCGGAGGAGGCCCGTAAGGCGTTGCAGCACATCAAGGAGGCGAGTGCGGAGGCACTGACCGACCTGCGCGCCACGCTGGAGGTGCTGCGCGGCGGCGACCGCAAGGAGGGAACGGCCGAACCCTCGGCCAGCCTGCGGCATATCGCCGAACTGATCGACCACGCGCAGGCCGTCGGGATCGATGTCTACGTGCGCGGCGAGCCGGGGGAGCTGCCACCGGACGTGGACGGCGCGGCCTACCGCATCCTGCAGGAGTCGCTGACCAACGTGATCCGGCACGCCAACCAGCCCAGCTCGGTCACCGTCCAGTTCGGACGCCGGGACGGGTCGCTGGAGATGGTGGTGCGGGACGACGGGATGGGTGCCACCGCGCCCCGGCAGGGTAACGGGCTGCGCGGGATGCGGGAGCGCTCCGAGGCGCTTGGTGGGCGGTTCACCGCGAGCGCGACCGTGGAGGGTGGCTTCGAGGTGCGCGCAGTGCTCCCGGTTCCGGCGACCGGATCCTGA
- a CDS encoding glycerophosphodiester phosphodiesterase family protein produces MSPLISAHRGGGEEAPAATLDAYKKSVETGAEYVEFDVRRTRHGELVIFHDERVGRGPRVDSIGYRELCERAGYHVPELGEVLELIAGDAAGHLDLKETGYEHEVLGLAVEVLGADGFVVTSLEDVSIARIKREHPGVRTALSLGRQLGGHGWHRQLGLRHGELFPLRRIRACGADWVAVQHLLARLTVLGLCARHGIGTMVWTVNDDRGIGRLLADPRVDVLVTDRPRRAVELREMAA; encoded by the coding sequence ATGAGCCCGCTGATCTCCGCGCATCGCGGCGGCGGCGAGGAGGCACCGGCCGCCACCCTGGACGCCTACAAGAAGTCGGTGGAGACCGGGGCGGAGTACGTGGAGTTCGACGTGCGCCGCACCCGGCACGGGGAACTGGTGATCTTCCACGACGAGCGGGTCGGCCGCGGGCCGCGGGTGGACTCGATCGGCTACCGCGAGCTGTGCGAACGCGCCGGTTACCACGTGCCGGAGCTGGGCGAGGTGCTGGAACTGATCGCCGGGGATGCCGCCGGTCACCTCGATCTGAAGGAGACCGGCTACGAGCACGAGGTGCTGGGTCTCGCGGTGGAGGTGCTCGGCGCGGACGGGTTCGTGGTCACCTCACTGGAGGACGTCTCGATCGCCCGGATCAAGCGCGAGCATCCGGGGGTGCGCACGGCGCTGTCGCTTGGCAGGCAGCTCGGTGGCCACGGCTGGCACCGGCAGCTGGGGCTGCGGCACGGGGAACTGTTCCCGTTGCGCAGGATCCGCGCCTGCGGGGCAGACTGGGTCGCGGTCCAGCACCTGCTGGCCCGGCTCACCGTGCTTGGGCTGTGTGCCCGGCACGGGATCGGGACGATGGTGTGGACGGTGAACGACGACCGGGGGATCGGCAGGCTGCTCGCCGACCCGCGGGTGGACGTCCTGGTGACCGACCGGCCGCGGCGCGCGGTCGAGCTACGGGAGATGGCGGCATGA
- a CDS encoding response regulator, with protein sequence MISVVLADDQALVRAGFRVLLETEEGFQVCGEAADGEQAVALARRHRPDIVVMDVRMPGTDGIEATRRITGDPELAEVKVLVLTTFDVDEYVYEALRAGASGFLLKDTDPVELLRALRVVAAGEALLAPTVTRRLIAEFVDRPENRRVHTGAVREVTEREREVLALVAGGLSNEEIAGQLVISTATARTHVSRIMTKVGARDRAQLVVLAYESGLVRPRDL encoded by the coding sequence ATGATCTCGGTAGTCCTTGCCGACGACCAGGCGCTGGTGCGTGCCGGTTTCCGGGTGCTGCTGGAGACCGAGGAGGGTTTCCAGGTGTGCGGGGAGGCCGCGGACGGGGAGCAGGCGGTCGCGCTGGCCCGGCGGCACCGGCCGGACATCGTGGTGATGGACGTGCGGATGCCAGGAACCGACGGGATCGAGGCGACACGGCGGATCACCGGCGACCCCGAGCTGGCTGAGGTCAAGGTGCTGGTGCTGACCACCTTCGACGTGGACGAGTACGTCTACGAGGCGCTGCGCGCGGGGGCCAGCGGGTTCCTGCTCAAGGACACCGACCCGGTGGAGCTGCTGCGTGCCCTGCGGGTGGTGGCCGCGGGGGAGGCGCTGCTGGCGCCGACGGTCACCCGCAGGCTGATCGCCGAGTTCGTGGACCGCCCGGAGAACCGCCGGGTGCACACCGGGGCGGTGCGGGAGGTCACCGAACGGGAGCGGGAGGTGCTGGCCCTGGTGGCTGGCGGGCTTTCCAACGAGGAGATCGCGGGCCAGCTGGTGATCTCCACCGCGACCGCCCGCACCCACGTCAGCCGGATCATGACCAAGGTCGGGGCGCGGGACCGGGCGCAGCTGGTGGTGCTCGCCTACGAGTCCGGGCTGGTCCGGCCCCGCGACCTCTAG
- a CDS encoding MFS transporter: protein MSETTPKAGLREWVGLVVLTLPALVIAMDFTALHLAVPKLSADLQPTSTQMLWIVDIYGFLIAGLLVVMGTLGDRIGRRRLLMIGGAAFGAASMLTAFAGSAELLIAGRALLGVTGATLLPSTLALISNMFRDGTQRRRAIAVWSTSFMLGGAIGPLVSGVLLEAFWWGSVFLPAVPVMLLLIGLGPVVLPEYRTAAAGRVDLASIALAMASILPIVYGVKELAKGGPSATALLSLAAGALVGWVFLRRQRGLSNPLLDLALFGNRSFNASIGAQTTSLFVLAAMQFFLMQYLQLVLGFSPLAAGLWTIPAMVAGVLASLLVPSLAQRISPPRLIVAAMLLAVAGLGIIAGAGSSGAGLALTGFILLNLSLNPTMVLTYDLIIGSAPAERAGTASGTAETGNELGIALGVAIAGSIGAAVYQGRLAGDALPAGLPAGVADAARDTLGGAVAAAADLPSGLGARLLAVTRDAFVHGMTLTTIVLAVLLTGVTVAVAALLRKGSQAAAPEQHHTDEDDECGEPAVVG from the coding sequence ATGTCCGAAACCACGCCGAAGGCGGGGCTGCGCGAGTGGGTGGGGCTGGTCGTGCTCACCCTGCCCGCGCTGGTCATCGCCATGGATTTCACCGCACTGCACCTCGCGGTGCCGAAACTCAGCGCCGACCTGCAACCGACCAGCACCCAGATGCTGTGGATCGTGGACATCTACGGCTTCCTGATCGCCGGGCTGCTGGTGGTGATGGGCACGCTCGGCGACCGGATCGGCAGGCGCAGGCTGCTCATGATCGGCGGGGCCGCGTTCGGCGCGGCCTCCATGCTCACCGCCTTCGCCGGCAGCGCCGAACTGCTGATCGCGGGCCGGGCCCTGCTCGGCGTCACCGGGGCCACCCTGCTGCCATCCACCCTGGCGCTGATCAGCAACATGTTCCGGGACGGGACGCAACGCAGGCGCGCGATCGCGGTGTGGTCGACCAGCTTCATGCTCGGCGGGGCGATCGGGCCGCTGGTCAGCGGCGTCCTGCTGGAGGCATTCTGGTGGGGCTCGGTCTTCCTGCCCGCGGTGCCGGTGATGCTGCTGCTGATCGGCCTCGGCCCGGTCGTGCTGCCGGAGTACCGCACGGCCGCCGCCGGCCGGGTGGACCTGGCCAGCATCGCACTGGCGATGGCCTCGATCCTGCCGATCGTCTACGGGGTGAAGGAACTCGCCAAGGGCGGGCCCTCGGCGACCGCGCTGCTGTCCCTTGCCGCCGGGGCGCTGGTCGGCTGGGTGTTCCTGCGGCGGCAGCGCGGGCTGAGCAACCCGCTGCTGGACCTGGCCCTGTTCGGCAACCGCTCGTTCAACGCCTCCATCGGGGCGCAGACCACCTCGCTGTTCGTGCTGGCCGCCATGCAGTTCTTCCTCATGCAGTACCTGCAACTGGTGCTCGGGTTCTCCCCGCTGGCCGCGGGACTGTGGACCATCCCGGCGATGGTGGCCGGGGTGCTCGCCAGCCTGCTGGTCCCCTCGCTGGCCCAGCGGATCAGCCCGCCGCGGCTGATCGTCGCCGCCATGCTGCTGGCCGTGGCCGGTCTCGGGATCATCGCCGGGGCCGGTTCCTCCGGGGCCGGGCTGGCGCTGACCGGGTTCATCCTGCTCAACCTCAGCCTGAACCCCACGATGGTGCTCACCTACGACCTAATCATCGGCAGCGCACCCGCCGAGCGGGCAGGCACCGCATCCGGGACCGCGGAGACCGGCAACGAGCTGGGCATCGCACTCGGGGTGGCGATCGCGGGCAGCATCGGGGCCGCCGTCTACCAGGGCAGGCTGGCCGGGGACGCCCTGCCCGCGGGCCTGCCGGCCGGGGTGGCCGATGCCGCGCGGGACACCCTCGGCGGCGCGGTGGCCGCCGCGGCCGACCTGCCTTCCGGGCTCGGGGCGCGGTTGCTCGCGGTGACCAGGGACGCCTTCGTGCACGGGATGACGCTGACCACGATCGTGCTGGCGGTGTTGTTGACCGGGGTCACCGTCGCGGTGGCCGCGCTGCTGCGCAAGGGCAGCCAGGCAGCGGCGCCGGAACAGCACCACACGGACGAGGACGACGAGTGCGGGGAGCCCGCCGTCGTCGGCTGA
- a CDS encoding alcohol dehydrogenase family protein produces the protein MRAVLLTGFGGPERLVYREDVPDPRAAAGEVRVRVGAAGLNNTDLWTRQGAYGSAGDPSATTGWRREPLRFPRIQGADVAGRIDQVGPGVTADRIGQRVLVDPMLYHGGERELVTTDYLGSERDGGFAELVTVPAELAHPVRSPLSDAELATFPTAYTTALRMLGRAGLAEGETVVVTGASGGVGSALVQLARARGARVVAVAGAGKHKAVRELGAEAVVDRAAPDLAAALADALGGREAEVVADVVAGPSFSALLGVLAPLGRYVVAGGIAGPVVQTDLRTVYLRQLQLIGSSFGTHADFARLLAHIEAGELRPLLAGSYPLAELATAQAEFERKNFFGKLVVLPGEHRTGA, from the coding sequence ATGCGTGCGGTACTGCTCACCGGGTTCGGCGGGCCGGAGCGGCTGGTGTACCGGGAGGACGTGCCGGACCCGCGGGCGGCGGCCGGTGAGGTGCGGGTGCGGGTCGGCGCCGCCGGGCTGAACAACACCGACCTCTGGACCAGGCAGGGTGCCTACGGTTCGGCCGGGGACCCGTCCGCGACCACCGGCTGGCGCCGCGAACCGTTGCGTTTCCCGCGGATCCAGGGTGCCGATGTGGCCGGCCGGATCGACCAGGTCGGCCCGGGAGTCACCGCGGACCGGATCGGCCAGCGGGTGCTGGTGGACCCGATGCTCTACCACGGTGGCGAGCGGGAACTGGTGACCACCGACTACCTCGGCAGCGAGCGCGACGGCGGGTTCGCCGAGCTGGTCACGGTGCCAGCCGAGCTGGCGCATCCGGTGCGCAGCCCGCTGTCGGACGCCGAACTGGCCACCTTCCCCACCGCGTACACCACCGCGTTGCGGATGCTGGGCAGGGCAGGTCTTGCCGAGGGGGAGACCGTGGTGGTCACCGGGGCCTCCGGCGGGGTCGGCTCGGCGCTGGTCCAGCTCGCGCGTGCCCGGGGCGCCAGGGTGGTGGCGGTGGCCGGTGCTGGCAAGCACAAGGCGGTACGCGAGCTGGGCGCGGAGGCGGTGGTGGACCGGGCGGCGCCCGACCTGGCCGCCGCGCTGGCCGATGCGCTGGGCGGGCGCGAGGCCGAGGTGGTCGCCGATGTGGTGGCCGGACCCTCGTTCTCGGCGCTGCTCGGCGTGCTAGCCCCGCTCGGCCGCTACGTGGTCGCTGGCGGGATCGCGGGTCCCGTCGTGCAGACCGACCTGCGCACGGTGTACCTGCGGCAGCTCCAGCTGATCGGCTCCTCCTTCGGCACCCACGCCGACTTCGCCCGGCTGCTCGCGCATATCGAGGCCGGCGAGCTGCGCCCGCTGCTGGCGGGCAGCTACCCGCTGGCCGAGCTGGCCACGGCACAGGCGGAGTTCGAGCGGAAGAACTTCTTCGGCAAGCTGGTCGTGCTGCCCGGCGAACACCGGACCGGCGCCTGA
- a CDS encoding glycosyltransferase family protein — MSREADLCLVSAEGGSAFMAELLEVVADAVRAVGGQARTATGRFPEPGPNTVYVVVPHEYFVVTPDEQLPAADLCRRTIGFCVENPGTDTFERNAALVRSLAAAVDINREATAELGRRGIQAEYFQLGYSPRWDSWGGDLDAVRDIDVTYLGTAQRRRSLLLGSYWPDLQDLRVRLLTPPHEMMTAKRPDFLPGTEKLAHLARSRFLLNVHREQARTLEWVRTLEAMSNGCVVVTEPCLNLEPLVPGRHLVVSRPESLGSAVAALCAQPERERQLRAAAYEFVRGLDLPGSARMLTALASSLLTGPQSPPPDLTEARRLAGALRSPAQALAIDTPSVDVRFGGEPTLPEPEAPVHPMSTAEAVRLAQRTVAARRTSGRCWVESSGAELFPEVQRVDADVLVVRRPGEPDPDELVRDLLCGTVLPGQILVAEDGVVPHQVSRPYRMLRHELPLGRGYARNALAEASTAPRLLVLDAGMRAAKHLLERLLQHGPEEGVAHCPVADPVAGLVGALPPERRRLDRLPYLGSGYLVHRSVLDAVGGWTEDPLLDGLEDHVFWRQVAAGGQQSTLVQQVLLQRMRPDPAPRPLDLDPRKAWAAANLAGA, encoded by the coding sequence ATGAGCCGCGAAGCCGATCTCTGCCTGGTCTCGGCGGAGGGGGGTTCGGCCTTCATGGCGGAGCTCCTCGAGGTCGTCGCCGACGCCGTCCGCGCGGTCGGCGGCCAGGCACGCACGGCCACCGGGCGCTTCCCCGAGCCCGGGCCGAACACCGTCTACGTGGTGGTGCCGCACGAGTACTTCGTGGTCACCCCGGACGAGCAACTGCCTGCCGCGGACCTGTGCCGGCGCACGATCGGCTTCTGCGTCGAGAACCCCGGAACCGACACCTTCGAACGCAACGCCGCGCTGGTGCGCAGCCTGGCCGCGGCCGTGGACATCAACCGGGAGGCGACCGCCGAACTGGGTCGCCGGGGTATCCAGGCGGAGTACTTCCAGCTCGGCTACAGCCCTCGCTGGGACAGCTGGGGTGGCGACCTGGACGCCGTCCGGGACATCGACGTCACCTACCTTGGCACCGCACAGCGACGCCGGTCCTTGCTGCTCGGCTCGTACTGGCCGGACCTGCAGGACCTGCGGGTCCGGCTGCTCACCCCGCCGCACGAGATGATGACGGCCAAGCGGCCCGACTTCCTTCCCGGCACGGAGAAGCTGGCCCACCTCGCCCGGTCCCGGTTCCTGCTGAACGTGCACCGGGAGCAGGCCAGAACCCTGGAATGGGTGCGCACGCTGGAGGCCATGTCCAACGGGTGTGTGGTGGTGACCGAGCCATGCCTCAATCTCGAACCGCTTGTCCCAGGTCGCCACCTGGTGGTGAGTAGGCCCGAGTCGCTGGGCAGCGCCGTCGCTGCGCTGTGTGCGCAACCGGAGCGGGAACGCCAGCTGCGCGCCGCAGCCTACGAGTTCGTGCGCGGCCTCGACCTGCCCGGTTCCGCCCGCATGCTCACCGCCTTGGCGAGCTCGCTGCTGACCGGCCCGCAGTCGCCGCCGCCGGATCTGACCGAGGCGCGCAGGCTGGCCGGGGCCCTGCGCTCACCCGCGCAGGCGCTGGCGATCGACACCCCCTCGGTGGACGTCCGGTTCGGCGGGGAGCCCACGCTGCCCGAACCGGAAGCGCCGGTGCACCCCATGAGCACGGCTGAGGCGGTCCGGCTGGCCCAGCGCACGGTCGCGGCCCGGCGTACCTCCGGCCGTTGCTGGGTCGAGTCCAGCGGTGCCGAGCTGTTCCCTGAGGTGCAGAGGGTGGACGCCGACGTGCTGGTGGTGCGCAGGCCGGGCGAGCCCGATCCGGACGAGCTGGTACGGGACCTGCTGTGCGGGACCGTGCTGCCGGGGCAGATCCTCGTCGCCGAGGACGGGGTCGTACCGCACCAGGTGTCGCGGCCCTACCGGATGCTGCGGCACGAACTGCCCCTCGGCCGTGGCTACGCCCGCAACGCCCTGGCCGAAGCCTCCACCGCGCCACGGTTGCTGGTGCTGGACGCGGGGATGCGGGCCGCAAAGCACCTGCTGGAGCGGTTGCTGCAACACGGGCCGGAGGAAGGGGTGGCACACTGCCCGGTGGCCGATCCGGTGGCAGGCCTGGTCGGGGCGCTGCCGCCGGAGCGGCGCAGGCTGGACCGGCTGCCCTACCTCGGCAGCGGGTACCTCGTGCACCGCTCGGTGCTGGACGCGGTGGGCGGCTGGACCGAGGATCCGCTGCTGGACGGGCTGGAGGACCACGTGTTCTGGCGCCAGGTGGCCGCGGGCGGGCAGCAGAGCACGCTGGTGCAGCAGGTGCTGCTGCAACGGATGCGTCCGGATCCGGCGCCGCGCCCGCTCGACCTCGACCCGCGGAAGGCGTGGGCCGCGGCGAATCTCGCCGGTGCCTGA
- a CDS encoding glycosyltransferase family 4 protein has translation MMPVTAMCTAGVLPLPQEVGHHFAARGWITGVTGLGEFSVRIGDVPAVLVPDHLTEAPEGAIGWRAEPTRPVPKGTHELLVLGPDGAELTSTPVTVRQRPGEAPMWLGELESPKTDRKAPGNVVFVCGWALLDSRAPSIVEVIVDGGRPVRARTRLPRPDAAAELPEFPDAAVAGFEARVPVNLPPGQDRELTVRVRYYTAGAGEWISPARRFTLSNPVPDADDAALSAELAENTERALARVQVRTDPRHLLVLTHSLGLGGGQLWLQELLGRLVRDHGWTITLATEMDGPLRTDCEELGIPVHLTTHYRNSSVPYYEGHVAELAYLAKCSGASVALINTLGGFPAADAAQRAGLPTAWVIHESFSLPDFAYQNWGPHTPPRAVWQRWERTISNTDKLLFVADATREMFLPYSTPERCRTVRYGTPMVKYGGRTRAETRWQARHTLGIDPEDIVLLNVGVVESRKGQGPLISAMEKVRRSHPSARLIIVGQHASPYGLALAETVERTGIEDWVQLVPVQRDPTPWLQAADIFVNSSDIESLPRSILEAVCCGIPVVAADVFGSREMVIDGETGWLFETNDVDALTVALLRALDTTAARRQEMANNAYRHLADWLQPSGYAREYSEILTELANGGEQPT, from the coding sequence ATGATGCCGGTCACCGCGATGTGCACGGCCGGGGTGCTACCGCTGCCGCAGGAGGTTGGCCACCACTTCGCGGCCCGCGGCTGGATCACCGGGGTGACCGGCCTCGGCGAGTTCAGCGTGCGGATCGGCGACGTTCCCGCGGTGCTGGTGCCCGACCACCTGACCGAGGCCCCGGAAGGTGCCATCGGCTGGCGCGCGGAGCCGACGAGGCCGGTTCCGAAGGGTACGCATGAGCTGCTCGTACTCGGCCCGGACGGCGCGGAACTCACCAGCACGCCGGTGACGGTGCGGCAACGCCCCGGCGAGGCGCCGATGTGGCTGGGCGAGCTGGAATCGCCGAAAACCGATCGCAAGGCTCCTGGCAACGTCGTCTTCGTCTGCGGCTGGGCGCTACTGGACAGCCGCGCACCGAGCATTGTGGAAGTGATCGTGGACGGCGGGCGCCCGGTGCGGGCCCGTACCCGGCTACCACGGCCGGACGCAGCGGCCGAACTGCCCGAGTTCCCAGACGCGGCCGTCGCGGGCTTCGAGGCCCGGGTGCCGGTCAACCTGCCGCCGGGGCAGGACCGGGAGCTGACCGTCCGGGTCCGGTACTACACCGCCGGGGCCGGCGAGTGGATCTCCCCGGCACGACGATTCACGCTGAGCAACCCCGTCCCGGACGCCGACGATGCCGCCCTCTCCGCCGAGCTCGCCGAGAACACCGAGCGGGCCCTGGCGCGGGTTCAGGTGCGCACTGATCCCCGGCATCTGCTGGTGCTCACGCACAGCCTCGGCCTCGGGGGCGGGCAACTGTGGCTGCAGGAGTTGCTCGGCAGGCTGGTCCGGGACCACGGGTGGACCATCACCCTGGCCACCGAGATGGATGGGCCGCTGCGTACCGACTGCGAGGAGCTCGGCATCCCGGTGCACCTGACGACGCACTATCGGAACTCGAGTGTGCCGTACTACGAGGGCCATGTCGCGGAGCTGGCGTACCTCGCGAAATGCTCCGGCGCCTCGGTAGCGCTGATCAACACTCTGGGCGGGTTCCCCGCCGCGGACGCTGCCCAGCGGGCCGGCCTGCCGACGGCGTGGGTCATCCACGAAAGCTTCTCGCTGCCGGACTTCGCCTACCAGAACTGGGGGCCGCACACCCCACCGCGGGCAGTGTGGCAACGCTGGGAACGCACCATCTCCAACACCGACAAGTTGCTGTTCGTCGCCGACGCGACGCGGGAGATGTTCCTGCCGTACAGCACCCCGGAGCGGTGCCGGACGGTGCGGTACGGCACGCCGATGGTGAAGTACGGCGGCCGGACCAGGGCGGAAACCCGTTGGCAGGCCCGGCACACGCTGGGTATCGATCCGGAAGACATCGTGCTGCTCAACGTCGGCGTTGTGGAGTCGCGCAAGGGCCAGGGGCCGCTCATCTCGGCCATGGAGAAGGTCCGCAGGAGCCACCCCTCGGCCCGGCTCATCATCGTCGGTCAACATGCCTCGCCGTACGGGCTCGCGCTCGCGGAGACCGTCGAGCGCACCGGGATCGAGGACTGGGTGCAGCTGGTGCCAGTACAGCGGGACCCGACCCCGTGGCTGCAGGCCGCGGACATCTTCGTGAACAGCTCCGACATCGAGTCGCTACCCCGCTCGATCCTGGAAGCTGTGTGTTGCGGGATCCCGGTAGTCGCCGCAGACGTGTTCGGCTCCCGCGAGATGGTCATCGACGGCGAGACGGGCTGGCTGTTCGAGACCAACGATGTCGACGCACTCACCGTCGCGCTGCTACGCGCATTGGACACCACCGCGGCCCGGCGGCAGGAGATGGCGAACAACGCCTACCGCCACCTGGCGGACTGGCTCCAGCCGAGCGGTTACGCACGGGAGTACTCCGAGATCCTGACCGAACTCGCCAACGGTGGCGAGCAACCGACCTGA
- a CDS encoding methyltransferase domain-containing protein, producing MELIPTIVRHAADRSALSDELHFAARGEAERAILDHGRANLLRGLDVSPSASVLEVGSGHGELTRYLGETVTAVDAVEPTADLVQATRERTEGLDSVRVLHGALADLPADRQYDLALVAGEFAEPAASNPGFLYRLRQRLRAGGTLCLALGEPGRPATNRSTCTAALRQAGFDDPLLLDCFPHHRIVRTMLTAQLRARHPRLAEALQAEPASTGPRRDDRVDSFLVLATNGTAAEPVRPLWPPERLATYFNTAERAAAWCTKADVTRVGEGAEVRRTPLQPAHPSVEGIAVRECTEPVYDAPTITSLLLEQPWRVDPLLAEWRALLDMQEPLVGPALWDLLPHNVLVDGDRLRPIDLEWENARAGPEEVAERGVLVLAHHLCAAGWSGAAPGSTTRETAGWLGVLIGLKPGFVERAVERESHFAAIGASASVLGTRELREEIRAIWLDRLAQRIDAAAEHEPRPMNRTIAPADPAFDGDLRDYFGWARDAAHLVRTTLTMERTAAPTRILDLGCGYGRELRALRAAFPEAIVLAEDEDPDAVRFCVAELGATELEGPGQVELLWCGTRFRTLDAAAWRPALQDVAARLAPDGLAFLGIPGRRAAERFEIEQEKGDDYPVSPAWQALIDYRTRGFGHWEGFSLSTPDWTVRQVLAQPSLRLAGYHEAALGELLDVIVLRRAQVTEKGEGR from the coding sequence GTGGAGCTGATACCGACGATCGTCCGGCACGCCGCAGACCGCAGTGCCCTGAGCGATGAGCTGCACTTCGCGGCTCGCGGCGAGGCCGAGCGCGCCATCCTGGACCATGGCCGGGCCAACCTGCTGCGCGGCCTCGACGTGTCGCCGAGTGCGAGCGTGCTGGAGGTCGGCAGCGGTCACGGGGAGCTGACCCGGTACCTCGGCGAGACCGTGACAGCCGTGGACGCGGTGGAGCCCACCGCGGACCTCGTGCAGGCGACCAGGGAGCGGACCGAAGGGCTGGACTCGGTCCGGGTCCTCCACGGCGCCCTCGCCGACCTGCCTGCCGACCGGCAGTACGACCTGGCCCTGGTGGCCGGTGAGTTCGCCGAGCCTGCCGCGAGCAACCCGGGCTTCCTGTACCGCCTCCGGCAGCGGCTGCGCGCCGGCGGCACGCTCTGCCTGGCGCTCGGCGAACCGGGTCGACCGGCAACGAACCGGTCGACCTGCACCGCCGCACTGCGCCAGGCCGGGTTCGACGACCCGCTACTGCTGGACTGCTTCCCGCATCATCGGATCGTCCGGACCATGCTCACCGCGCAGCTGCGCGCCCGGCACCCGCGCCTGGCGGAAGCCCTCCAGGCTGAGCCTGCGAGCACTGGACCTCGCCGGGACGACCGGGTGGACAGCTTCCTGGTGCTCGCGACCAACGGCACGGCGGCCGAGCCGGTTCGGCCGCTGTGGCCGCCAGAGCGGCTGGCCACGTACTTCAACACCGCCGAGCGCGCCGCGGCCTGGTGCACCAAGGCCGATGTCACTCGGGTGGGCGAAGGCGCCGAGGTCCGGCGGACACCGCTGCAACCAGCCCACCCTTCGGTGGAGGGCATCGCCGTCCGCGAGTGCACCGAGCCGGTGTACGACGCGCCGACCATCACGTCTCTGCTGCTGGAGCAGCCCTGGCGGGTCGACCCGCTGCTCGCCGAGTGGCGGGCCCTGCTGGACATGCAGGAGCCGCTGGTCGGTCCCGCGCTGTGGGACCTGCTGCCGCACAACGTGCTGGTTGACGGGGATCGGCTGCGGCCGATCGACCTGGAGTGGGAGAACGCGCGTGCCGGTCCGGAAGAGGTCGCCGAGCGCGGGGTGCTCGTCCTGGCGCACCACCTGTGTGCGGCCGGCTGGAGTGGTGCCGCGCCGGGCAGCACCACGCGGGAGACGGCCGGCTGGCTCGGCGTGCTGATCGGGCTCAAGCCGGGCTTCGTCGAGCGTGCGGTGGAGCGGGAAAGCCACTTCGCCGCGATCGGCGCCAGCGCCTCGGTGCTGGGAACCCGCGAGCTGCGCGAGGAGATCCGCGCGATCTGGCTGGACCGGCTGGCACAGCGGATCGACGCGGCGGCCGAGCACGAGCCGCGGCCGATGAATCGCACGATCGCGCCAGCCGACCCGGCCTTCGACGGCGACCTTCGAGATTACTTCGGCTGGGCACGGGACGCTGCCCATCTGGTACGGACGACGCTGACCATGGAACGTACCGCGGCTCCGACCCGGATCCTCGATCTCGGCTGCGGGTACGGCCGCGAGCTGCGTGCACTGCGTGCGGCCTTCCCGGAGGCCATCGTGCTGGCGGAGGACGAGGATCCGGATGCCGTGCGGTTCTGCGTGGCCGAACTCGGCGCCACCGAGCTCGAAGGGCCCGGCCAGGTGGAGCTGCTCTGGTGCGGAACGCGGTTTCGCACCCTCGACGCCGCGGCCTGGCGGCCCGCGCTGCAAGACGTCGCCGCCCGGCTTGCCCCGGATGGCCTGGCGTTCCTCGGAATCCCCGGCAGGCGGGCCGCCGAGCGATTCGAGATCGAGCAAGAAAAGGGTGACGATTACCCGGTATCGCCCGCGTGGCAGGCACTGATCGACTACCGTACTCGCGGTTTCGGCCATTGGGAGGGATTCTCACTGAGCACGCCGGACTGGACGGTCCGCCAGGTGCTGGCCCAGCCGTCGCTGCGCCTTGCCGGATACCACGAGGCTGCGCTGGGCGAGTTGCTGGATGTGATCGTGCTGCGGCGTGCGCAGGTCACCGAGAAGGGGGAAGGGCGATGA